GTTGTACGATGCGAACGATCTTGCGGTCGTACCCAGGTGCGAATATATGGACCCCAGGATATTGTAGATCCGCGCCAGCAAACTGCGGTATTCGACGGTCGTGGCATCGGTCACGCTTGTGGCCGCTTTTTCCAGGATCTGGCGGGATTCTTCATAATCGCCGCGCAGGTAGTGGACCCAGGCGATGCCGATCCGGATCTCGAGTTTTTCGGTCTCCGGACGACCGATAAGTTCCTGGTTCGCCATTTCATAATGACCAAGCGCCGACGGATAGTCGCTGATGCGCTGGTATGTATCCGCAATGCTGCAGTACAGCGCAGCACGGCGTGCCGGGTCCGACGTCAGTTCAAGCGCCTTGGCGTACATGGCAAAGGCATCGTCGTTCTGCCCGGTCAGCGCGTAGATGTCGCCGAGCTTGGATATGACGCTGGCCCGCAGGTCGGCGGTTTCGGATCGCTCGCCGATCACCTTCATGACCGACAGGTAATAGGCGGTAGCTTCAAGGCTGGCATACCTTTTCCTGGCCAGGTCGCCCGCCTTGATCCCGTAATCAATGGTCTTGTCGGTTCGATCTGTTTTGCTGTAATGTTCAAAGAGCAGTTCATAGAATTCGGGCAACCGGTCGGCATAGATTTGTTCTATCGCGGTGCTGACTTTCAAGTGGAGTTCCTTCAACCGGCGGGCGGACAGGGTTGAATATATGACCTCCCTCACGAGCGCGTGGCTGAAGGAAAATTCATCATTATTCACGGTATATATGTATCCGCTTTCACGGATCCCGTTGATCAGTTCTTCAGCGTTCTCCCAAAAGGCCGTAATGCGCTTGAGAATGCCCAGTGAGAACGTGCGGCCTATGACCGCCATCTCGCTCAGGATACCCTGGGCATCGCGGTTCATGGTGTCGAACCGTGCGCGGATTATGCCCTCGATCGAATATGGAATCTCCATCTGCATGGCGGTCTCCGTACCCAGCCATTCCTCGCCCTTGCGGAAGATGATGCCGCGGGAGATCAACAGCTTTAACAGCTCTTCCAGGTAGAACGGATTGCCTTCTGATTTCGTCACCACTTCGCTGATCAACCGCTCGGAGACCCGCGGGACTTGCAGCAGGTTTTTTGATATTTCCTTGGTTTCTTTAAGGTCCAACCTGGTCAGCGAGATCATGACGACGGGTATCGTTTTTTTTATCTCTTCAAGGGTCCGGGCGAAAAGCTCTTCCTTTTCCTGACGCGAGATCATGATCATTAACGCCGGCATGTCAGGCATTGTTTCGATCATGAATTTGAGCATATCCAGGGTTGATGAATCTGCCAGGTATAGATCGTCTATGCAGTAGACCGTCGGGTTTGAAAGCGCGTAATTCCCCAGCAACATGGCGATCGCAATATGCGTCTGCAGCCTGATCTCCTTAGGGTCAAGATGCTTGATCCTGGTTTCGTGGTGCGGTTCCAATTTGATCGCAAAGAGATTGGCGATATAGGGAAAGACTTCCTCCGATCGGTCTCCGGTCAGCTGCTCGATCGTCCGCAGCAGCTTGGCGATCAGCGATTTTTCAGTATCATCGGGCGTGATCGCGCAAAGGTCCTTGATGATCTCGATGAACGGGAAGTAGAGCATCTCCCGGTATGGCGAACACCGGCCGACGCACCAGTTTATGCTCTGGGCTTTTTCCAGCGAGAATCCCAGCGAATAAGTGAACAGTTCTTCGATCAGTCGCGATTTTCCGACTCCCGCTTCACCGAGGATGCAGACCGTGCTGCCTTGGCGATCGAATAGAGCATTGATCAGACCGCTTAGAATCCGCAGCTGTGCTGCCCTGCCGACCATCGGCGACTGCAGCCCTTCGATACCGCGGCGCTTGATGAATCCGGTCTTCATGGCGTCCACGGTGAATACCGACACGGCCTTGCGCGATCCCTGCGGCAAGAATTCCAGGGGTTTGCCGAATTCGAAGACCGGTCGGGTGAGCTGGTAAACCTCACTGCTTACCCTGATCTCGCCGGGGACCGCTGATTCCATGATTCGGGCCGCGATATTGACGGCGTCGCCGATCACGGTATATTCGCTCTTGATATCGGAACCGACTGAACTCGCGAAGATGCGGCCCATATTGACGCCGATCTTGACCTGACACGGCATTGACGCCCGGGTCGCTGCGTCGCATGTCTTTTTGCGCATCAACAACGCAGCGCGGACAGCGCGCTCGGGATCATCTTCGTGCGCAGTGGGAACGCCGAAGGTCGCCATCAGCACTTTGCCTTCATGCTTGTCGACATGCCCCTCGTAAAGTTTAACC
This bacterium DNA region includes the following protein-coding sequences:
- a CDS encoding tetratricopeptide repeat protein produces the protein MGTIKEAQVKPCCVLFAQITGLEQVADAEDYADIIKSINLVMDDAVKLYEGHVDKHEGKVLMATFGVPTAHEDDPERAVRAALLMRKKTCDAATRASMPCQVKIGVNMGRIFASSVGSDIKSEYTVIGDAVNIAARIMESAVPGEIRVSSEVYQLTRPVFEFGKPLEFLPQGSRKAVSVFTVDAMKTGFIKRRGIEGLQSPMVGRAAQLRILSGLINALFDRQGSTVCILGEAGVGKSRLIEELFTYSLGFSLEKAQSINWCVGRCSPYREMLYFPFIEIIKDLCAITPDDTEKSLIAKLLRTIEQLTGDRSEEVFPYIANLFAIKLEPHHETRIKHLDPKEIRLQTHIAIAMLLGNYALSNPTVYCIDDLYLADSSTLDMLKFMIETMPDMPALMIMISRQEKEELFARTLEEIKKTIPVVMISLTRLDLKETKEISKNLLQVPRVSERLISEVVTKSEGNPFYLEELLKLLISRGIIFRKGEEWLGTETAMQMEIPYSIEGIIRARFDTMNRDAQGILSEMAVIGRTFSLGILKRITAFWENAEELINGIRESGYIYTVNNDEFSFSHALVREVIYSTLSARRLKELHLKVSTAIEQIYADRLPEFYELLFEHYSKTDRTDKTIDYGIKAGDLARKRYASLEATAYYLSVMKVIGERSETADLRASVISKLGDIYALTGQNDDAFAMYAKALELTSDPARRAALYCSIADTYQRISDYPSALGHYEMANQELIGRPETEKLEIRIGIAWVHYLRGDYEESRQILEKAATSVTDATTVEYRSLLARIYNILGSIYSHLGTTARSFASYNRALKLYELLDDMTGQGVIYNNICGHYSSRGDYLKSLEYLQRSNDIDRKTGNLLAQAISTYNIGDTYYELGDFDEAEKHYREYLAINARINNKLGNGYGNYGLGTLALERGDNKNAREYLTVAAGIFKALNSRIMELNVLLSLAEVHRVEGDYDAAFNMCAGIREASRETGENTIALSSILQQVKTKVMMALKDHKLMVSHIQEATKLLETAESVRRTFDVDQETLFLMRFYASEVAYYRGDPSATMKNHQEARQVLNDILEHLPDERRAAFKKRRMIREFEDYEKTIKA